A region from the Acyrthosiphon pisum isolate AL4f chromosome A1, pea_aphid_22Mar2018_4r6ur, whole genome shotgun sequence genome encodes:
- the LOC107882991 gene encoding uncharacterized protein LOC107882991, whose translation MISYLCIELIGTNDVEFINAESSYHDNFTSHQTKSFFASTPFNTKLFTEVVEQENNNTEVNNSFDSLNGRRLVNIRYIFESIQSIKHQGFDCTFRDLEFTKEKRKGFFSTFCFTCKLCGSKETINSEDPSDNVNINANMAVVSAVVNTGQGYGQLEEFAATLNMPVISNRMYQEMHSKVFHYTHKIALEGMLLARKEEGRLAVERGDVDQYGRPKIAVVADGTWSKRSYRTNYNALSGVACIIGAVTKKVIFFGVRNKFCCVCFSAKKLDKEPGPHHCFLNWGGPSTAMEADIIVDGFKHSLEMHNLIYSQLIGDGDSSVMKRLRIAKPYGPNCIVQKVECTNHLLRNYINRLRDLTSKRKNSKGEPIPGYLRKIIQTRLLRLRYAVTEAVKYNRQLQTNIPYETRLMVLKSDLVNGPNHVFGDHTNCRQYFCQGTKEGEDNLVDELKRFELWDDIIRARNLLT comes from the exons ATGATTTCTTATTTATGCATAGAACTAATAGGTACCAATGATGTCGAATTTATAAACGCCGAATCTTCGTACCATGATAACTTTACCTCTCATCAAACCAAATCATTTTTTGCTTCTACTCCATTTAACACTAAGTTATTTACCGAAGTAGTTGAgcaggaaaataataataccgaagTAAATAACTCATTTGATAGTCTGAATGGAAGAAGATTAGtcaatataagatatatttttgagtCGATACAGTCAATAAAACATCAAGGGTTTGATTGTACATTCCGTGACTTAGAATTTACTAAAGAGAAGAGAAAAGGGTTTTTCAgtactttttgttttacttGCAAATTATGTGGCTCAAAAGAAACTATTAATAGTGAAGATCCTTCTGATAACGTAAATATAAATGCTAATATGGCAGTCGTGTCTGCTGTTGTAAATACTGGTCAAGGATATGGTCAACTTGAAGAATTTGCTGCAACGTTGAATATGCCGGTAATTTCTAATAGAATGTATCAAGAAATGCATTCAAAAGTGTTTCATTACACCCACAAAATCGCTTTGGAGGGAATGTTATTAGCAAGAAAAGAAGAAGGTAGACTCGCTGTTGAAAGGGGCGATGTAGACCAGTATGGACGTCCAAAAATAGCTGTTGTAGCTGACGGTACTTGGAGTAAACGATCCTATAGAACCAACTATAATGCATTATCTGGCGTT gcTTGTATTATTGGAGCAGTtactaaaaaagttatatttttcggCGTGAGAAATAAATTCTGTTGTGTATGTTTTTCGGCCAAAAAACTCGATAAAGAGCCAGGTCCTcatcattgttttttaaattgggGTGGACCTTCCACAGCTATGGAAGCCGACATCATTGTTGACGGATTTAAACATAGTTTAGAGATGCACAATCTTATTTATTCGCAGCTGATtg GTGATGGAGATAGCAGCGTTATGAAACGTTTACGCATTGCTAAGCCATATGGACCTAATTGCATTGTACAAAAAGTTGAATGTACTAACCATTTATTGCGAAACTACATCAACCGATTAAGAGATTTAACAAGCAAACGGAAAAATTCGAAAGGTGAGCCAATACCGGGTTATCttagaaaaattattcaaactcGTCTGTTACGATTACGGTACGCTGTCACCGAAGCTGTAAAATATAATCGACAACTTCAAACAAATATACCATATGAAACCCGATTAATGGTTCTAAAATCAGATTTGGTAAATGGGCCCAACCATGTGTTTGGAGATCATACCAACTGTAGACAGTACTTCTGCCAGGGCACAAAAGAAG gtGAAGATAATCTTGTCGATGAACTAAAGCGATTCGAACTATGGGATGATATTATACGTGCTAGAAATTTACTGACTTAG